The DNA region GGCATGTGATGCTGGAAAAGCCCCCCGGTGCGACGCTGGCCGAAGTGCACGCGCTACAGCAGATGGCGGATGACGCGGGCGTGGTCCTGTTTGCCACATGGCACAGCAGGATGGCGGCGGGTGTCGCGGGGGCCAAGGCTTGGTTAGCGGACAAACAGATCAAGCGGCTGCACATCACCTGGCGCGAGGACGTGCGCAAATGGCATCCGGGGCAAGAGTGGGTGTTCGACCCCGGCGGCATGGGGGTCTTTGACCCGAGCATCAACGCGCTGTCGATCCTGACCGAAATTTTGCCAGCACCAGTGTTTCTGCGCGAAGCGACGCTGGAGTTCCCTGAAAACCGGGATACGCCGATTGCGGCAGAGCTGAGCTTTACCGGCGGAGTGACGGCGGATTTCGATTGGCGGCAAGAGGGGCCGCAAACTTGGGGCATGGTGGCCGAGACCGACGCCGGTGTGCTGGAACTGGCCGATGGCGGTGCGACGCTTTTGATTGAAGGCGTGGCGCAGGATGTTGGGCCGAACCGCGAATATCCGGCGCTTTATGACCGGATGGCGGATTTGGTCAGGCGCGGTGTGTCGGATGTTGATCTGGCCCCGATGGTGCATGTGGCGGATGCCCTGACGCTGGGCCGTCGCGTGACCGTCGCGCCCTTTGCATTCTAAGCATTGAGCGCGCGAAGCGCGCACGTGATGTTTTGCGCCGCCATTCGGCGTCGCGATACGAGGGGGCTTTGCCCCCTCGCGCTCCCCCAGCATATTTAAGTTCAAAAGAAAGAGACGGTTGGGCGGTTTATGCGCTGCCTAAAATTTACCATTTGATAAAAAATGAAGTTGTGGCAGGCTGTGGTCAGGATTTTCTGACGGAGTGACCATGGCAGATGTGATGACCCCCGGACTGGCCATTGGCCGATTGGATGCTGACGCGCTGGCGCAGAATTTTGACGATCTACACCCCGCGCTGACCCCGCACGAGGCGGTTGTGGCGGCGGATCGCTGCTATTTCTGTCATGATGCGCCTTGTGTGACGGCCTGTCCCACGGACATCGATATCCCACTGTTCATCCGGCAGATTAGCACCGGCACGCCAGAGGCTGCGGCGCGGACGATTTTTGACCAGAACATTCTGGGCGGGATGTGCGCGCGCGTCTGTCCGACCGAGGATTTGTGCGAGGGCGCTTGTGTGCGTGAAATGGCCGAAGGGAAGCCGGTTGAGATTGGTCGCTTGCAGCGCCATGCGACCGATACGCTGATGGCGCAGCAGGGGCATCCTTTTGTGCGTGCGCCAAGCACCGGCAAGCGGGTCGCAGTGATTGGCGCGGGGCCAGCGGGGCTGGCGTGCGCGCATCGGTTGGCGATATTGGGGCATGATGTTGTGCTGCTTGAGGCCAAGGGCAAAGCGGGCGGGCTGAATGAGTTTGGCATCGCCGCTTATAAGGCCACCGACGATATTGCCGCGCGCGAGGTGGAATGGCTGCTGGGTGTCGGCGGGATTGAGCTGCACACCGGGCAGATTTTGGGCGAGAGTTTTCAGCTTGAAGAGGTGGCCGGGTCGTTTGACGCGGTGTTCCTGGGTGTTGGGCTTGGCGGCGTTAATGCGCTGGGCGTGGCCGGTGAGGATCTGGATGATGTGGTCGACGCGGTGCGGTTCATCGCGCATCTGCGGCAGTCCAAGGACATGAGCGAGCTGCCGATTGGCCGCAATGTGGTGGTGATTGGCGGCGGCATGACGGCGATTGATGCCGCCGTGCAATCCAAACTGCTGGGCGCGCAAAATGTGACGGTTGCCTATCGTCGTGGGCGCGACCAGATGGGGGCGAGCGCCTATGAACAGGATTTGGCCGCATCCAAGGGTGTGAACCTGATGTTCAAAGTGCAGCCGAAAGAGGCGCTTGCCGATGAAGATGAATACCTTGCCGCGGTGGAGCTGGAATATACCGCAGATACAGGTGATGGCCTGAAAGGCACAGGTGAGACGGTGCGCCTGCCCGCCGATCAACTGTTCAGCGCGATTGGGCAGACGCTGACGTTGGATGCCGGACTTGAACTGGACGGGCGCAAGATTGCTGTGGGGCCGACGGGCCGCACCAGCCGCGAAGGTGTCTGGGCCGGTGGTGATTGCACACCGGGCGATGATTTGACCGTGGTGGCCGTGGCCGAGGGGCGCGATGCGGCGATGGATATTCATGCAACCTTGATGGGAGCGAACTGAAATGGCTGATCTGACAACAGACTTTCTGGGCATCAAAAGCCCCAATCCATTCTGGCTGGCCTCTGCCCCGCCCACGGACAAGGAATACAACGTGCGCCGCGCCTTTGAGGCGGGCTGGGGCGGTGTTGTGTGGAAAACGCTGGGCGCCGAAGGGCCACCGGTCGTGAACGTCAATGGTCCACGCTATGGCGCGATTTATGGTGCGGACCGGCGGCTTTTGGGGCTTAACAATATCGAGCTGATCACCGATCGGCCGTTGGAAACCAACCTTGAGGAAATGGCGCGGGTCAAGGCGGATTACCCGGACCGTGCGCTGATCGCATCCATCATGGTGCCCTGTGAAGAGCAGGCCTGGAAAGACATCCTCCCGCGGGTGGCCGAAACAAATGCCGACGGGATCGAGCTGAATTTCGGCTGCCCGCATGGGATGTCTGAACGAGGCATGGGGGCTGCCGTTGGGCAGGTGCCGGAATACATCGAAATGGTGACCCGCTGGTGCAAGCAGTATTACGACCGCCCGGTGATCGTGAAGCTGACGCCGAACATTACGGACGTGCGCAAACCCGCGTTGGCGGCCAAGAACGGTGGCGCGGATGCGGTGAGCCTGATCAACACGATCAATTCGATCACCAGCGTCAATCTGGACACGATGTCGCCCGAACCCTCAATCGACGGCAAGGGCAGCCATGGCGGCTATTGCGGCCCGGCGGTCAAGCCCATCGCCATGTCGATGGTGAGTGAGATTGCGCGGCATGAACCCACGCATGGCTTGCCGATTTCTGGCATCGGCGGGATCACCACATGGCGCGACGCGGCAGAGTTCATGGCGCTGGGCTGTGGCAACGTGCAGGTCTGCACTGCGGTGATGACCTATGGCTTCAAGATCGTGCAGGAAATGATCTCAGGCCTGTCGCAGTGGATGGATGAAAAAGGCCACCGGAGCACCGCGGACTTCATCGGCATGGCGGTCCCGAATGTGACCGATTGGCAGTATCTGAACCTCAACTACGTGGCCAAGGCCAAGATCGATCAGGATAGCTGTATCTCTTGCGGGCGCTGCTATGCGGCTTGCGAAGACACCAGCCACCAGGCGATTGCCATGTCAGAAGATCGGACGTTTACGGTCATCGACGAGGAATGCGTGGCCTGCAACCTGTGTGTGGACGTCTGCCCGGTGCAGGACTGCATCAGCATGGTCCCGATGGAACCCGGACAGGTCGATCCACGCACCGGCAAAGTGGTCGAAAAGGAGTACGCCAACTGGACCACGCACCCCAATAATCCCGGCGCTG from Yoonia sp. R2331 includes:
- a CDS encoding Gfo/Idh/MocA family protein → MMEICLVGIGKIAQDQHVPALNASADWTLAATVSRSGSVEGVSAFTDFDAFLANSDVPAISLCLPPVPRFDYAAKAIAAGRHVMLEKPPGATLAEVHALQQMADDAGVVLFATWHSRMAAGVAGAKAWLADKQIKRLHITWREDVRKWHPGQEWVFDPGGMGVFDPSINALSILTEILPAPVFLREATLEFPENRDTPIAAELSFTGGVTADFDWRQEGPQTWGMVAETDAGVLELADGGATLLIEGVAQDVGPNREYPALYDRMADLVRRGVSDVDLAPMVHVADALTLGRRVTVAPFAF
- a CDS encoding NAD(P)-dependent oxidoreductase, encoding MADVMTPGLAIGRLDADALAQNFDDLHPALTPHEAVVAADRCYFCHDAPCVTACPTDIDIPLFIRQISTGTPEAAARTIFDQNILGGMCARVCPTEDLCEGACVREMAEGKPVEIGRLQRHATDTLMAQQGHPFVRAPSTGKRVAVIGAGPAGLACAHRLAILGHDVVLLEAKGKAGGLNEFGIAAYKATDDIAAREVEWLLGVGGIELHTGQILGESFQLEEVAGSFDAVFLGVGLGGVNALGVAGEDLDDVVDAVRFIAHLRQSKDMSELPIGRNVVVIGGGMTAIDAAVQSKLLGAQNVTVAYRRGRDQMGASAYEQDLAASKGVNLMFKVQPKEALADEDEYLAAVELEYTADTGDGLKGTGETVRLPADQLFSAIGQTLTLDAGLELDGRKIAVGPTGRTSREGVWAGGDCTPGDDLTVVAVAEGRDAAMDIHATLMGAN
- the preA gene encoding NAD-dependent dihydropyrimidine dehydrogenase subunit PreA, with the translated sequence MADLTTDFLGIKSPNPFWLASAPPTDKEYNVRRAFEAGWGGVVWKTLGAEGPPVVNVNGPRYGAIYGADRRLLGLNNIELITDRPLETNLEEMARVKADYPDRALIASIMVPCEEQAWKDILPRVAETNADGIELNFGCPHGMSERGMGAAVGQVPEYIEMVTRWCKQYYDRPVIVKLTPNITDVRKPALAAKNGGADAVSLINTINSITSVNLDTMSPEPSIDGKGSHGGYCGPAVKPIAMSMVSEIARHEPTHGLPISGIGGITTWRDAAEFMALGCGNVQVCTAVMTYGFKIVQEMISGLSQWMDEKGHRSTADFIGMAVPNVTDWQYLNLNYVAKAKIDQDSCISCGRCYAACEDTSHQAIAMSEDRTFTVIDEECVACNLCVDVCPVQDCISMVPMEPGQVDPRTGKVVEKEYANWTTHPNNPGAVAAE